From the Clostridium sp. Marseille-P299 genome, the window CACTAATACCTTCCATATCCTTTAATGTGCAGAAGATTTCTTCTGTGATAAATGGCATATATGGATGTAATAATTTTAGTGCTGTTGTAAGAACTTTACGAAGTGTCCAAATTGCAGTTGTCTTAGTAGAATCATCATCACCATAAAGTCTTGGTTTAACCATTTCAATATACCAGTCACAGAATTCATCATAAATGAAATCATAAATTTTCTGTGCTGCAATACCAAGTTCAAACTTATCTAAGCTTTCTGTTACTTCCTTAGATAATTCATTCGCCTTTGATAAAATCCACTTATCAGCATCTGTTAATGTGCTCATATCAATTGTAGCAACCTTTGGATCTTTTCCTGCCTCTTCCATCTGTTGCATGTTCATCATGATAAAACGGGATGCATTCCAAACTTTATTTGCAAAGTTTCTACTTGCTTCTACACGTTCTAAATAAAAACGCATATCGTTACCAGGAGCATTACCTGTAATTAACGTGAAACGAAGAGCATCTGCTCCGTATTGATCAATAATTTCAAGTGGATCAATACCGTTACCAAGAGACTTACTCATCTTTCTTCCTTGAGAGTCACGAACCAAACCATGGAATAATACAGTTTTAAATGGTTTTTCTTTCATCATATCATATCCTGAGAAAATCATACGAATAACCCAGAAGAAGATGATATCATAACCAGTTACTAAAACATCCGTTGGATAGAAGTATTTTAAATCTTCGGTATCTTCTGGCCAGCCAATAGTTGAAAATGGCCAAAGTGCAGAACTAAACCAAGTATCTAATGTATCTGGATCCTGTGTGAAATGGTCATGACCACATTTACATTTTTCTGGCATCTCTTTGGATACTACAAATTCACCACACTTATCGCAGTAATATGCAGGAATTCTGTGTCCCCACCATAACTGTCTTGAAATACACCAATCTTTAATATTATCAGTCCAGTTAAAATAGATTTTTTCCATACGTTCTGGAATCAATGTAATTTCACCATTCTTAACCGCATCAACTGCTGGCTTAATTAATTCATCCATTTTTACAAACCATTGTTGTTTAATTAATGGTTCAATTGTTGTTTTACAACGGTCATGTGTTCCAACGTTATGGGAATGATCTTCAACCTTAACTAAAAGACCCATTTCATCAAGTTCTTTTACGATCTGCTTTCTTGCTTCGTAACGATCAAGTCCTTCGAATTTTCCTCCTAAGGAGTTAATCGTAGCATCGTCATTCATGATATTGATTTCTGGTAAGTTATGACGCTTTCCAACTTCAAAGTCGTTAGGGTCATGAGCAGGTGTAATCTTAACAACACCAGTACCAAATTCACGATCAACATAGGAATCACCAATGATAGGAATTTCTCTATCAACAAAAGGAACCTTTACAGTCTTACCAATTAAGTGTGCATATCTTTCATCTTCTGGATGAACAGCAACCGCAGTATCACCAAGCATAGTTTCTGGTCTTGTAGTTGCAAAGATTAAGAATTCATCGGTACCAACTACTGGATACTTAATGTGCCAGAAATGTCCTGCTTGATCTTGATATTCAACTTCGGCATCAGAGATAGAAGTTCCACAAACTGGACACCAGTTGATGATTCTTGATCCCTTGTAGATTAAGCCTTTTTCATAGTATTTAATGAAAACTTCTTCTACTGCTTTTGAACATCCTTCGTCCATTGTAAAGCGTTCTCTTTCCCAATCACAAGAAGAACCTAACTTCTTTAACTGGTCGATAATTCTTCCGCCGTACTCTTCTTTCCACTTCCAAGCACGTTCTAAAAAGCCATCACGACCTAGATCTTCTTTTTCAATTCCTTCTTTTTTCATCTGTTCGATGATTTTTACTTCTGTAGCAATTGCTGCATGGTCTGTACCTGGCTGCCAAAGTGCATTGTATCCTTGCATTCTCTTATAACGAATTAAGATATCTTGCATAGTATTATCAAGGGCATGCCCCATGTGAAGCTGTCCCGTAATATTTGGTGGTGGCATCACAATCGTAAATGGTTTCTTACTCTTATCTACTTCTGCATGAAAATACTTCTTATCTAGCCATTTGCTATATAATCTCTCTTCTATGTCCTTTGGATCATAGGTCTTTGCTAATTCTTTTTGCATCGAATCACCTGTACCTTTCCTTGTTGATGGTAATTTCCCTTAAAGGATTGTTTTAATTTCTTTTTGTTCATTCGTGTGCTTTTGTAGATTTCGTATGAGGAGAATTTGTTTCTGGTGGTTTTCGCTTTTGGGAGGATTCTCCCTTACTATCCTTATAAACAAAAAAAGGTTCTTCGTCAAAAAGGACGAAGAACCGTGGTACCACCTTAATTTACAATCAATCATACACCAAATTCTTAGTAGTTGATTGTCTCAATACGCATCTCATATCACTATTTACACAATGATAAAAACACTCGTCTGTAACGGGACTTCCCGTTATCTCCTACACGCACAAATTTAATTCATATAATTACATTTAATTTGTGTTTCAAAGATACTGTTCCGGAGCTACCTTCCATAAGCACTTCTTAAAACAACCTCTCAGCCATTGAGTTGTTCTCTCTGCTAAGGTTACTCATGTAATCCTCTCCATCATCACACTTATCTTATTATGTTACTATAATATGCAAAGTTTTTGCAGTTGTCAAGGGCTTTCTGAAACAAAAACTTCAATCATTAAATTGCTGTCAGATTACTTCCCAGGTACAATTTCAAGCCAGTAACCATCTGGATCACTGATAAAATAAATACCCATTGCTTTATTTTCAAAACAAATACAACCCATTTCTTTATGTTTTTCATAAGCTGCATCAAAATCGTCAACTTCAAATGCTAAATGGAATTCATTATCCCCTAGATTATATGGGCGATCCCATTCTTTTAACCAAGTTAATTCAAGTAAATGATCTGTAACTCCATCACCTAAGTATACAAGTATAAACTCTCCATTTTCAGCTACTTTTCTTCTTGATTCTACTAATCCTAAGGCTTCTTTATAGAATTCTAAAGACTTCTCCAAATTAAGTACATTAATATTATTATGTGCAAATTTAAACTCCATAAATTATTCATCCTTTCATATAAAAATATTTTTATTATATTGATACACGCCTTATTTTTCTATTTTTTGACGTAGTGATCATTTTATTCAATCATAACGAACTAGATGTCATTGAATTATAAATTTACGATTCAATAATGGATTTACGATTCGATAATGGATTTATGATTCAATAATGGATTTATGATTCAATAATGGATTTATGATTCAATAATGGATTTATGATTCAATAAGAAATTCTTTCCCTTCCTTATCAACATTCATAATTCGATCTTTATATTCTTTTGCAATTTCCATACCTTTTAACTGATCAATGACGGATGGTTTCTCCCAAAAATGCATTGGAAATGCATATGTTGTGTCGGTTAATTTCATAAAATAATCAAATCCCCACCAAAAGCGATCCTCTTGTCTAGGGTCAAGTGGTAGAAATGCTACTTTTATCTTCTTACCTTCCAACTTTTTAATTTCATCTTTAAAACGTTTGGTCATATCTTCGTATTCTTCTTTGGTTTCACCAGCCCAAGACCACCAATTCAAATCTCCAGCATGATAAATGACCGTACCAGAAATATCAAGATAAAATGCTACTCCCTCATCTGTTGAAGTTAATGTGGTAAGTGTACTTAACGAATCTATTGAAATCGTCTCATTCTTTCCAACATAATGAATTTTATCATAATCTTCCTGTGGTATCCCTTGCTTTTCCATATACTTCTCATTCATCTTTAGATCCTTTGATAGGATATATGTGACATCCTTATAAGGTTCCATTATCTGAAAGATTTCTTTATTAAAGTGATCATAATGCTTATGACTTGAAAAAACGAAGATGCGCTTTGAAGAATCAAACTTTGGTAGTTCTCCTTTAAAATAATCAAAGATTAAGATATAGGAATCCAATTCAACAACAAAACAGCTATGATAGATATACGTTACCTTCATACGCAATCCTCCTTATTTTATTATGTGTATAACAGTTAATTATAGAGTGACTTTTTTGAATATCATTCTTTCATAATATCTATTGTAATTATTCCACAATGTCTATACTTCTCTTATAACATACTACAATTATACCATAACGTATCCCTGATTTCACTAAATCTTCTTGATTATTTTAATACAAAGATTAATTACTATTTTTTATTCCCACATATTCAACGCTTGCATGACTACTCCTTAAATCAAACACCTTTTTCCCTGCATGATAGAATCTAAATCTTATATAACAAGAGACATCTTCATAAATCGAACGATTCATCGTCCCATTTTGCGGTGCTTTTAATTCGCGTGGTTGCCTATCATACGTTTGTATATATAAGGTATCTTGACCTTGTGTAATGCATACCTTGTTTTTACGAAGTAATACTACTTTTGCACCAAGATAAGTTGCAAATCGATATTCCTTCCCCTGATAATATATGATTGCAAAACATCCTCTTATTTTAAAGCATAAAATATTCATATCAGCTATTGCTGTAACAACGGAACACTCTTCTCCTTTAAAATCATTACACTGTGCCCAAAAATACGTGCTTGGAAATGAACTTCCATAATCTGTTTCTATATATCCTTTTCCACCATCTAGACAAAATTGCTTTCCATTCATGCTTAATTTACCATTGATATTATGTGACATGCTAAATACATCATGGCTACATTTCATAAATGGTATAAAACGTAGTGGACCCATGATGCAGTATGAAATTGGAGTGAGTGGACCATATTTAATTTTACCTTTAATTTCTAGATCAGGACATTTTATATCTAATTTTACACCTTTTTCGGTAAATAAATTATTTCCTATTTTAATCCATAATCGTTTTGGATGTGATTGAAAACAATCGTATGGATACGTAACATAATGGGTCTGATTGTTCGTAATAACTTGTATAAACGCGGATGCATTTCCAGCTCCATCTATTTGTACTCCTGGAATAAAACAAATCACTTTTTTCTTTCTCTGATGTTTAAAATACCATCCTTCAAAATAGGATATTGTCTTTCCATCACCATGAAAACATTTCATTGCAGCAAGCCTCCATTTAGTCAATTTTTCTTATTTTTGCCCATTGCTGCAATAATCATCCTTCTATATGATATACTTAATTTCACTTTCTGGAAAATATCGAATTAATTCAGATATAAAAAATGTTTTCATATCCTCTAAATCTTCTTTTGGATATAAATACTTTCCGTAACCAAATTGCCCGTATTTAAATTGGCGTTCCTCTTCTTTCATTGGTAATTGATTTTCTGGAAATATTTCATTAATCCGTCCTTTTGCTCGTAATGTATAGCGATGGGATATCACTTCAAAACTCACTCGTTTTAAAACATCTTCTGGAAGCTCCTCATGCAGTTCTAACAATAAGTTCTGATACTCTTCTACCCATCCATCATATAAAAAGACTGGAGCTATAATAAATCCAAGGGAATATCCTGCTTTTGCAACTGCAGTTGCAGCCTTGATACGATGCCTAGCCGTCGGTGTATGGTGCTCATACTTCTGAATAATTGTATCGGTATTGAGGCTAAATCGGATTTCTGTATGTCCATTATGGGGTAGCGATAGTAAGGATTCTACATCCGTATATTTACTTACGAACCGAAACCTAGCATGTTCCACTTGCCCAAAATATCGAATACAGGATTCTAATGCATGCGTATATGGCTCAACTGGAAGTGGATCAGATGTAGCTGCCCCTTCAAAAATTGTAGTATCGGGAAGCCTTTCCTTTATATATTCCCCCGCCTTTTCTAAGATTTCATCGATATTTACATGAACTCTAACATAGGGTTTATCTCCAAGTTGTGTATTTAAATAACAATACTCACATTGTCCCATACATCCACTAACAATGGGCAATTGATAGTGTGCAGAGGGTTTACAACTTTGAAATTTTAAACTTTTCTTGACCCCAACGACTAACGTCTGCTTGCCACTTTGATACTTTTCATGCAATTCTTTTCCTGGAATGTGAGAGCTTACTCGATTCGAACTCACCTCAAAAATTTCGATATCTTCTTCTTTTAAAAACCGTTCATATAACTCTTTACCAAGAGCAAATTCTTTCGCTCCTTGCTCAAATATAACACGCTTTGGTCGAAACATTATGCAATCCCTTTCTTACTCCTTTTCTCATAGTGTAAATCAAGATTGTACAATCATACATTTACTTTCTGGTAAATAGTGTATTTCCTATTTGAGCTTTAATCCATTTTAAAAATTCAAAATTAAATCCATCCATATCCTCTTCCGATAGTTGTTGTACTACATAATCTAGTATTTGAATGATTAATTGAATTGCTCTTTGATACCCTTGCTGATTTAAGCTCTCTGAAGCTTCCTCTAACCACATATATTGTTCTTCTGGGATTACTTCATTTATTTTTTTAAGTCGAAGATAAGCATATTCCTTATCAAAGATGTAACGAAGTAATAACGCACAATCTGAAATAGAATATCTTAACATGCTTGATGTCCATGGATAGTTCTTACGTGAAAATGCAGTATCTGCTTCAACAAATGTATAAAGAATATTATGGAAACTGCTGGCTAAATCTTCTTTCGTAATTGAAATAACACCAACCTTATAATTTTCTAATAACTGCTTTGGATCATATACAATTTTTATTTTATCCTTTTGCGGAAGTGTTTCCATTGTTACTGTATATAAATCAAAATGCAAACCATCTTCAAATATCGCAACAACCTGATTCGCTACAAAGTTTTGGTATTCATAAAATATAATTGGCTGATATGTACTTAAATACTCGATTCTTTTATCTAAAAACTCTTGCATTCTATTTTCTGCAACAATTACATACATATCAACATCAGAATACGCATCATCATCTCCACGTCCTATGGAGCCCTTAACTATGATAGCTTCACATATATTATCTTCTATAATTCGCTTGCTTACTTTTTCAATTGCATCATAAGTTCTCAATTCTATTCCTCCTCTACCTTAAACTTCCTTTTGAATATTTTATTTATTATATATTTTTTCCTCCTGCCTTACAAGTATTATTAAGCAAACCTTTAAATAACTAATAAATAAGCAAAGAATTCTAGTAACATATTCTCCTGCTGGTACGTTTATGCCTTTATTTCTATCAAAAAAAAGTATCGTATCTAGTTACCTAGTTACGATACTCTTTACTTAAATTAATATTCTTATATTAATTATAACTTATGATTAGGATCATTACTCTATATTAGAATTATAATACTTTACTTAAAAAGTTTTTCAAACGATCACTCTTTGGATTTTCAAAAAGTTCCTTTGGATTATTTTCTTCTACAATAACACCTTGATCCATGAAAATAACTCTTGTTGCTACTTCCTTTGCAAAGTTCATTTCATGGGTTACAACTACCATCGTCATTTTATCGTTGGCAAGTTCACGCATAACACTAAGAACTTCACCAACCATTTCAGGGTCAAGGGCAGAAGTAGGTTCGTCAAACAGCATAACATCTGGCTTCATGCATAATGCACGGACAATTGCAATACGTTGCTTTTGACCACCAGATAACTGATCTGGATAAGCATCTGCACGATCTTCAAGGCCTACTCTTTTAAGTAATCGCATGGCTTCCGCTTCTGCAGCCTCTTTGCTGACACCTTGAAGTTTCATAGGTGCTAAGGTTAAGTTCTTCATGATTGTCATATGAGGGAATAAGTTAAATAACTGGAATACCATACCCATCTTTTGACGATGCTTATCAATATTTACTTTCTTATCTGTAATATCAACACCTTCAAAAAATATCTGACCGCCCGTTGGTTCTTCCAAACGATTTAAGCATCGAAGTAGCGTACTTTTACCAGAACCAGATGGTCCAATGATAAAAACTACCTCACCTTCATAGATATCAAGAGATATATCTTTTAGTGCTTCTGTTCTTTTAAATTTTTTGTTAATATTTTTAACTTCAATTAGAGGCTTATTATTAGTGCTCATTCTTTTGCAGCCTCCTCTCTAAACGTTCCACAAAGAATTGAAAAACACATACCATTAATAAATATATAATTGCTACTGCCATCAATGGCATAAAAGGACTATAGGTTCTACTTCTAATAATGTCGCCACCTTTTGTAAGATCTTGTAGGGCGATATAACCAGAAACAGATGTTTCCTTTAACAGTACGATAAATTCATTACCAAGTGCAGGCAATACATTTTTAAATGCCTGTGGCATAATAATATATCTCATTGTTTGTAAATAATTAAATCCCAAACTTCTACCTGCTTCAAATTGGCCGTTACCAATGGACATAATTCCACTTCTTACAATTTCCGCAACATATGCGCCCGAATTAATACCAAACGCTATGATTGCGACAAATACTTTATCAATATCTACCGCTTGAAAGATAACAAAGTAAATTATCATAAGCTGTATTACAACTGGTGTTCCTCTAATTACGGTTAAATACACCTTACATAAAAAGTTTGCAAACTTCAGTTTATGAGTTTTTTCATACGTAGATCGTATAATCGCAACTAAAAATCCAAGAACAATACCAAGTAACACCGCAAAAAACGTGATCTTTAATGTTGTTGCAACACCATCCGTTATATATCTCCAACGATCTTCCTTAATAAAGTTTAAATAAAATGCATCTTTAAACGATTGTATTCCATTTTGAAAATATTCAATCATATTCTTTCCCTTACTATACTACACATTAATCAGCTACAATATATTTATCAATAATTTCTTGTAATTTCCCTGAGTCTTTTAATTTTGCTAATGAATCATTGATTTGTTTTAAAAATTCTTCATTGCCTTTTTTAACTGCAATGGCATAATCTTCATCTGTAAACTTTTCATCTAAAATCTTGATGCCTTCATTTTCTTTTACGAATACTTTTGCTGGTTCACTATCGATAATAACTGCATCAATTTTATTTGTCTTTAAAGCTTGAACTGCATCTGCTCCTTTATTGTAACGTTCTACCGTTGCACCTTCAATATCATCTGCATAAATATCACCAGTAGTTCCAAGTTGAACACCAATTGTTTTTCCGTTAAGTTCTTCTGGTTTTGTTATTGTACTATCTTCATTTACAATAATAACTTGTGTAGCTTTTGCATAAGTATCTGTAAAATCTACATTTACTAATCGATCTTCATCTACTGTAATTCCTGCTGCCCCAATGTCTGCTTTTCCAGTTTGTACTGCTGCTATAATAGAATCAAAAGCCATATCTTCCACTTTTAATTCCATTCCTAAATCTTCAGCAATTGCTTTTGCAATCTCAACATCAATACCAACGATTTCATTACCTTCATAATATTCATATGGAGGGAATTCTGCATTCGTTGCCATAATAAGCGTTTTAACTTCCTCACCATCACTACCAACATTACTATTATTATCCGCTTTTGTTCCGCACGCAGATAATGTCACTGCCATTGCTAATACTGCTGCAACAAATAAATTCTTCTTTTTCATAAAAATTCCTCCTCTTATCACTTTCACCTATTTTAACTTATCACTTTTTATTCACCCATCTTCTAAGTGATATCTACTATAATAATAAGATTATAACTTAAAATTAAAATAAATCAAGTATAAATATTCAAAAATAGTGTATAATAAAAAGTTCTATTAAAGGATAAGATTCAATATTTTTAACAAACAATGTGGTACATATGCATTAAATCATCAATTGCTGCTTGATATTCGTGATAATTTTTCTTTAAAGATAACAATGAATTTTTACAAATGTCTAACTGTTTATTATTAAACTCAATTTGCTCTCTAAGTTTTTGTCTACGATTATTTAAACGGTGTCTTACCTCTACCATTTCTTTTTTATCTACCAATGCCTCTGGTTGATATAACCAAACATTTGAATCTGCGATTCCTTTGTTTTGTAGTTCCCATAGTAAGGCTTCATTGTAACTTCCTAAGAGGTCTGTATTTTTCTTATACATCTCTATTTCATCTTTCGCACGTACAAATTCTGTCCATAAAAATTGTAGTTCTTGATAGCTATGAACACGATATTTTTCATAAGAATACTCTAATACATTGGTACTGTTTACATATTTAATTTTAACCTTGTTGGTGAGGGCTACCACTTTATTTAATTTCTTTTCTGCCATACGTAAACGATAAACGCTTCGTCTAGACTCTACAACGATATAAAATATCGCAAATACTGCCATAATTCCAGTAATAAAAAAAGGTACTGTCATATCTTTTTCTAAAGAATCTCCTAGAAGTATTAATATAGCAAAAGCTACAAACGACAACACACTAATCACTACAGAAAGACGTTTAATAAAATTAATTTTTTCAATGGCAGATTCCTTTTGGTAATTGCAAATTCCTTTTTCTCCTTCAAGCTGTCTCAAATCATTTTTTATTATGTTTTGATGCTTTTCTTTCGCTTTCATTTGCTCTAGTTCTCTTGGTAATTCCTGCTCAAATTGTTCTAGATAATGATATTGTTCTTCCGTTATCCCATGTTTATTATTTTTATATTTTAATCTTTCTTTCGATAAATTAATAATCTTTCTTGCCGCGTCATTAATCCCTTCTCTTTCTTCCAATGGAATCATCTCGATTCGCTGTATATCTGAAAGATGAGAAGTAACAACATCATATTCATTTTTTGATTCAATAATCTGCTGATTTATTTCAAGAACTTGCTTACACGCATCTTCCGCTTGCCCTAAGATATCCTTACTACTTAATTCCTCGTCCTTAATTCCGTATTGTTTTAATGCTTCTTCCACCGTAATTTGCTCGAACTCAGTGTTTTCTATACTATTTTTCTTCTTAAGAAATGATAAGAATCCCATCTGTACCTACCTTTGCCCTTTATTATATACTCCTTAAGCGATAACTCTGCTTTAATCCCTCTAAAATGTGATCTGCTAATTGATGATATTCATCCATTCGATTCTCTTCTTTTAACTCCCTTAGCATTCTGACTTCTTGATATGACTCTGAAAATTCTTCTGTTTCAAGTACATGATATAATTCTTTTTCCATTTCATCGTATAAAACTTTATTATTTTCAAGTAAATGCTTCAGTTCACGTTCAAACTTCTCTTCTTGCTTTCCAAGCTTTAATGCATATATATATTGCTTTAGAGATTCTGGTCTTTCATTTCTTTCATAGGCTTCTAAAAATCGATTGGCTGCAATATTAAAAGCTCCCACCCTAGTTTCAATCACAGCAATGTTATGTAATATATCCCCGTATTCACAAGGTGTTAATTCTTGAATCTCTTTTGAGTTAAGTATTTTTTGATATTCTCTTAACGCCTGTGTAAAATGTCCATTCTTAAAGCAATAATCCCCATGTCTCTTTTTTCTTTGAACAATACTAAGGGATAAAAACACATCGATTTGAGCTAAAAACTGCTTTATTTCTTCCTCGGTATAATAGTCTGCACTACAAAATATGCTAACTACGATATCTTTAATCCCTGCTTTATTCTCCATTAATTTTTGAAGAAATAACGCACGTTCCTCTAATCCTAGTTCGTCCTTCATAAATAAGATTAGTTCTTCGTTCAGCAAATCATCGGTTATGGTGTCAATATTATGATAAATATAATAGCATAGCTCCTCAATGGAATAGATTAAAACGCCACTGGGTTTCATTTCAAAAGGATTTTTAGCTATTTTACCACTACACATTATCAATTTTCCCATAAACTACTCCTCATCTATCGCCTCATCATAATTTTAATATCTGTTCCCAAATTCGGTAGCCATTTTTATAAAAAGCACCAAATCCTGTATCTTTCACTGTAATTACAGCTGTCTCCCTATTAAGAAAATGTAAACGTATTTGCAAACGAATGGTTTTATTTTCACGTACATACATGTTTTCTAATTTCATTATTTCATCCATGGATTCTTTATTCAGTAAATTACTTACCTTAAATTTAAGTTCATCCGTATCATCTAAGATTACGTGAATTGTCGTATCAATCTCCCACCAAGATGTTGCCGCTTTTGCTAGAACATAATCTACTTCCTTTGCATCTTGGTATACCGATAATGCAATGTTTGAGGTTATCATGTCTTCATTTAAAAAAACATAACCATCAAATAGGCCATTATTTTGGGCAAGAGCTGCATAACAAGCCCCTTTAGTATATATATTTTGTCCTTGAAATACTCTCCTACCCGCGCAAAGATTACGAAGCGCACTATCCGCCCAGCCTCCCTCAAAGCCTTTTCCAGTAACATATAAAGTTGATACTATCTTTTTATATAATACTCGCTTTGCAAGATCCTCAAACCGATAAGAAAGGCGCATCGGCTCTTCCTCACTCCTTAATGAATATGGAAACTCTTCTGAAATATCATATTCTCTTGCAACAATTGCCGCTGGAGTCATACGTCTTCCAATGGTTAATTGATAATAGGAAAGCCCCTCTTCATCATAATGAAATAAGCCCACATCATTTGTCCAAAGTTCAGGCCTTTGACTTACTGCATAGTACATAAAACTGCCAACATGACTTAAAATTAACACTCGATCTTCTTCAATCCCTAATCGATTCAATACTTCCATCAATCCAGTTCTTAATTTCACTGTCATTTTTTTCATTGTAATCGCTAATTTTAAAATACTATTATTACGATTTGCTTGCCTTAGCGCACCTAGTAACTTTTTAAAATATCGTTCAAGTAAATCAAGTGCTGTAAAGGTCACTCCGTAAATCGTAACTTTCTCATCATTGATTAGCTTCGTAAATAATCCAGTTACAAGTTCACCTTGCATAAGTTCCTTGCAACGGATTGCCTCATGTCCAAAGAGCCACTCCTTCGTACTTTCTTTTACACAAAGGCAGGTAGGAATCAAAAAATCCTCTTTATCAGAAGAAAAACTCACAGCTTCTGGCACTTTTAAT encodes:
- a CDS encoding DUF5716 family protein codes for the protein MNDLRTLLIGIDINDEYTQVSNYQYKLKVPEAVSFSSDKEDFLIPTCLCVKESTKEWLFGHEAIRCKELMQGELVTGLFTKLINDEKVTIYGVTFTALDLLERYFKKLLGALRQANRNNSILKLAITMKKMTVKLRTGLMEVLNRLGIEEDRVLILSHVGSFMYYAVSQRPELWTNDVGLFHYDEEGLSYYQLTIGRRMTPAAIVAREYDISEEFPYSLRSEEEPMRLSYRFEDLAKRVLYKKIVSTLYVTGKGFEGGWADSALRNLCAGRRVFQGQNIYTKGACYAALAQNNGLFDGYVFLNEDMITSNIALSVYQDAKEVDYVLAKAATSWWEIDTTIHVILDDTDELKFKVSNLLNKESMDEIMKLENMYVRENKTIRLQIRLHFLNRETAVITVKDTGFGAFYKNGYRIWEQILKL
- a CDS encoding basic amino acid ABC transporter substrate-binding protein, translating into MKKKNLFVAAVLAMAVTLSACGTKADNNSNVGSDGEEVKTLIMATNAEFPPYEYYEGNEIVGIDVEIAKAIAEDLGMELKVEDMAFDSIIAAVQTGKADIGAAGITVDEDRLVNVDFTDTYAKATQVIIVNEDSTITKPEELNGKTIGVQLGTTGDIYADDIEGATVERYNKGADAVQALKTNKIDAVIIDSEPAKVFVKENEGIKILDEKFTDEDYAIAVKKGNEEFLKQINDSLAKLKDSGKLQEIIDKYIVAD